CTGTATTCACTATCCAAAAGTCTTAACAAATTCCCTGACATAAAGGACAATTTGTCCAAGAACATATCTGTTCTCTAACTATTTCTTGGATCCAGTTTGTTGTTGGAGCTCCAGGTGCTATGTGCCTTTGTGTAAGGTTTTTCTTCAGTTGTCAAATTCTGTTTATCTAAAAGAAACTCACACTTATAGCCTGAAATTTCTACTAGAACCCTGGAGGATTAACATGTCACTATGTCAGACATGCCATGTTCAGTACAACTTTTTATTGGTAATTTGCAAAACATACTGAGTAGGATTAAGCTATGTGAATACTTGTTCCTTCTCTGTTCCAAAGGGTGCAATTCTTAAATAAAGCAAAGCATAATAGGCCAATGTTTAATGCTTGGACAACTAAATTGGAGGATGTTTACGTGAATGTTACATAGAAGTAACATAAATATGGAACTGTggatattataaatgtttgtccTTAAAAGGCAACGGGATAGACAGCTTGCTGCCTATTATTTAAGGAATGAAGTATTAAGTTGACCAGGTCTTGGGGTTAGCTTGACCACCTTATCAGGTGTAAGCCAGGCTGGTGATTtggaattttcttatttttgttcaaGTTGAATTATCTATCTATTCCCATattctgtcatttttttttgttaattatgaaGGTACTATGAATTGGGCCCGGATGATCCACCTTATGCTGCCAAGTTCTATGACTGTTGTGGGGCTGAAGACCCTGAAGCTTCTGGCTGCACAACCAATTTTCATGTCTCTTATGACGAAGACTGATGTAATATCTCATCTTACTATTAGTATTGGACAATTTACCATCATAGTTGTCTCATTTTTACCCTTGTATATGTTTCCAGATTCTTCATCTGCACCTTGTTTTGTTATGCACAAACTGAGTTTGATGATCAGGTTttcttaatttctaattttccaTCTGCACGTATTCCTTGTAAatgattttcatattatttctaAACATCACTAGTGGCCATCTCTCATGGGATGCAATTGGGACTGGGAACACTGCCATGCCTTGccttttaggaattttttttccggtgctctacattttttttagggTACTGCGGTCGAGTAATAATATGTGTATATCATTTTATTCCAAACAAACCTATTAAcacttattattttcttctatttttctatCACATTATATCATCTATTACACTTCTCTCTattatctttctctctcttgatGCAATATAATATTTAGGTGTCCACCTACAATTTTTCTTGGGGTTAGATGTTCAGGCTGGCCTCTCTTTCAACTAATCCAGTTTACCTATAGGAGCCCATCTACACGGGTAGGTGTTCTGCATTCTTTAGTTAGTTTAATTTGTCACTAATATTTGAAAGTGGAGACATGAGGAAGCATATTGGCTTTAGACCTTATATATATAAGGaggtattttaaaagttatctctatctaaattattttaaaattcatgcaATCATATTGCACTTTTTATTACTATCACGACCAATCACTTAAGTTATATTTAGATAAAAGTCTGAAACATGTTTCTTTGGGAATTTTAATGCACATTCTAAAATTTTTAAgactagataaaaaaaagagaatatattgctttaaaagtatttttgacTTTTCTCAACTGTATGCAAACATGAAATTGTTTGTTATCATGTTATTGGTATAAAGTATTTACCGACGATTATTCCTAACTGATCACTTTTAGTGagattttttctcttaatcacACTTTTTCATTCACAAGTCTTTGTTTAAGAGGATTGAATTCAGTATCACTCGGATTAATGACTTATTAGTTAAAGTGATTTTTCTCTTCACAAAATTTAGTGAATGCAAGAAGAATAAAACGGGAATTGGTCTGACATATTTTGCATGTGACAAAATCTTTGGGGGCGATTATTAATGAAAGGAAGTGCAGGTGCAGCAAAACAATCAACTAACGTGTTTGTTTGTCATGAGTGGCGTTGGCGTGGTCTAGTTAATTGAAGTAAAATTGTGAGTGGTTTGAGGAATGAGGCAAAAGGGTAAGAGATACTCATTGACTATTATTGTGTGTGTGATTAATTCAATTCATTAAAAGGATttgagagggagaaagaaagaaaccgAATCTGAAAACAAACAATACAACATGCTCCCCACCTCAGGATGATGATGTTACGTGTTTGCTGTCTGTACTTGTGCCAATCTGAATCTGCAATTGCAAATTAAACCTGATGAATTTTTTTgccatttttattttgatacctCTTCCCATGTGCATGCCAGTTGTCTCAAACTTCTCAGCTTTGTATTCTCAcactatatttatatatacacataaatatttatatcacTTGCACCAACCATAAATTTGTCCATGCTAATGATGTCTAACTAGACTTGCTGGCCAAATATAGGATGTTGTAGTTTTCATagatttatgtcattttattgagtaatgttaaataataattgCGTTGCTTTTATCAGTTTATGATGGGGTCAACTAGGCAGAAGACAGAAGTTACTACATAACGCAATTAACATTATTGGTTGAGGCATGTCATGTGAGTGATCATGTGGATGGTATGCAAACAATCACTAGCAACCTAATATctcaatatttgtttttttatcgaCTACGCACGAGTCAATCAGTAAATTAGTGTGTGCTATTTGGGAAATCAGCAAAACCTGCTGGACAACTGGGGGTTGTACAAGTTCAATTTCTTACGGATCACTAAAAAGAGGGCAAAGAAATAATGATATAAGGGGAAACAGaatatcaattaataatataataaatatatttatagtataaaaattttatacacGGTCGTTCAACTATAAATTGTCACATAAGTGAAAGTAGTTTGAGTTTTTAAGCATATGTAAGATTAGATCATTAACTATAATCATATATAGATTATAGAGTAGTGTATTTTTCCTATATTCGTATACTGAGAGCagtagaatttaattttacacgacataaatcaaaatcaatcatCTACTTAGAGTTGTCTATTGATTTATACACAAATACAACAAATTGTGTGGCAATTCAAGGAAATTATGTGGGGGGAGGTGTTAGGTTCTCACTTCTAGATAGGGGGCGAACTATCTGTTCCCTAAAGGGGCTATGGCcccataaatttttttgtttactttattttacatgtgacgtttttaaaaaatatattatattataaatattttttaaaaataatgttttactttttaattactgTCCATTTGATtcgtaaaaaatatgatattagacGGAACAACATTAAACAAACACACCTAATTAtgttttagtaattttaaaaattaatattaagaaaatgGTAAGCAAATACACCTGATGTAGATTACTTATGTTAAATCATGGGAGAACTCTAAAATCTCAATATTGCATTTAAAACAATTTAGTTCTGCCCTTGCTTCTTGAACATTTATACATAAAACTATTATAGAATATAGAGTTGTGTTATctatacaataatattttttccatcTCTCCTTCATATTTGCATAACAAAGTTTACAAGAGATGGAGAGAAACataatgtataataaataatgtgatgaagagagtttttttaatatgtgaattttttttattaggggaAGACATTCCCCTTGCAAGACTAGGGAATACTACCAAACTTACTAGGAAGGAATTTACagtgaaatttatatttaatttgtctATCAATGGGAGAAATCTGATAATAAAATTCGACCAAATGTATCAACCTCTATTGAAATGTAATGAAGacaatagagaaaaaaatgttgtacaaattgttttttttaactgttCCACAAATTGCTTATATGAATAACACGTTTCATAATTACAtctcatatttttctcttattttagcaacatgaaaatacatttataaaatttaaaagaaagtaTGATTTTACCATTTTGTACTGTAAAAAAACgaaattttaaatgtaaagaaagaaagattaaTTGTGATTCAAACTTATTAGCGCTCTCGTCTTACATGGAAAATCAATCCTCTGAAATATTGAAGTTAAGGTAAGAACAAGGGAAGGGAGAAGGCGACAAATTGAATTCCAGTTTTCATCCATCATTCTTACGGAATATGTcccaaatgaatttaatttgtatGCAAAACGTACGTTTTCAATTAAAAGCACGCATGAATAAATAGTTGTCCATATTTGTCGAGTGAAGTTGTACCTAATTTTTAATGTCACAAATTCCAATCAGTTTTGGTTTGCCATATCCACAAGATAAACGATTGTTGGTTGTTAGTCAGCTTCTTACCGTCCATACCAAAGTTGATCCCTTGGCAACTTCACTTGTAGTATTAAACTAATCTTCTTTATTGCGCCATTTGCTTAAAGCAGCTATTCAAAAGACAACACCttgcagaaaaataaaataaaaaagtacaaaACCGACGATAACAAGAAACTTGCGTTTCATTTTTTGGTGAATTGAGTTGAAAAcaagagagagataaaaaaagaaacaaaaaaagtataGATAAGAAATGATAGATATGTTAAAGTGATGtgatgaaaaataatgaaagtaacaagaaaatgaagtaaaaattGATTCAAATCCTCATGTGTGAGTAGAGAGGAAGAGGAAATGATTGACCTTAGCTAAGTTttagagaaagaaattaagtttgtaaataaagagaaatttgAGAGAGGGGAGagaggatgaaaaaaattaatttctaatttatataaaaattaagttactaaaacaattttattaactatcttttaagtaaaaataagtaatctcaTTGAGTTTTTATTTATCTCTCGTATAGTGTTTGAACATTGGAGGGAAATGAAGGGAAGGAAGGGGAggggagattttttttttaacttttattgtttggattaatttttggaagaagagaaaaggggAATTGAAGGGAGCAAAATTTCGCTCATTGAATTTTTGTTCTCCTCCAATATTGGAAGGATTGAGAGGAGAGAAAAGAgggatttaaaatatttcaaatatataactaaaaaatatttttatttatgttttgaaatttaaaattataaagaatgatttaatttttagaagggGAGGGGAGGGAAGAGGGATATAAAAAATCTCTTTATATCTTTATTTCTTTGCCCTCTACTTACATCCAAAGGTTTAAGAGCaattatttggaaaaaaaaaggtattctAAAAATGACTTTCTATACTTGCGTACAACTGCTCTCAACCATTTTAGCAAATTAAAATCATAGATATTGTTCGTTTCCAAGCCATTGCTCCCTTGAACTTGTAGATGTACTCCAATTCTTACTTGTACCCTTTTTGCTATGTTCTAACTATGTAAATGGTCTTAACTACACAATATCATTGCCACTGTGTTGttcttctttaaattttgttttttagattcTAGAGTTATAAGGATTTTtgaacaaaaagagaaagaaagaagataaaCCTAGAAAAGATAGTATCAAAATGACCTCATCAATTAAAATGTTACATGTAGATTTAACATGTGAGCTAGCATGAAGTTTAACATGTCACACCAAATATATGTAGTGTTATTAGTTGCTTATGGTTGACTACTAAATTAACTTAACATACAAAATTTTTAAGACTATTTTGAAATACTTTTTAGTTATTAAGTTGTCAATATCCTTTTATTTGGATGATTAACATGGTGTGTGTGATGTATTGTCATGTGTGAGTTAACACGAGCAAGGAATAATATTGAACAATTTAAATACAAAGTCACATTAATATGTTTAACATCATTAATATATTgaagataaatgaaaaaaactaatttaacttttcattttcaataatttcATAAGCTAAATTTAAACCATTCTACAATTTCAGAAACAATAGTAATTAACTCTTTTTAAAAGCATTTTAAAAATGCCATTATAATTGAACATGTAAAGAAGAATTTGAACGGTTTATAGAaacttacaaatttaaaattgtattttactttttttattaaaaatataataaaaaagaaaaaagcaaagtTAGTAAAAGAAAATTCATGCATGCACATGTAAACTTGAAGATAATGTAAAGGATTCACGTCATAATATAAGTTTAAtagtttttatatgtaaaaaaaattatttaacggGTAAAAATGTTTGACTCATGGGTCCCCCATTGAAAGACACATGTAAAGTGTAAACTAAACTTAAAGTAAGGTAACTCAAAATGTAAAcagtaaaaaagtaaaaactattattatttttcaaattgacGTAGCCGTTTTCTTTTTGGAATTCATTGGAtgaattttgatctaataaaaaTGTGAGATGGGTGGAGGAGTCACAGGTGTTTACTTTACCTCTGAAAAAGTTACTCATGCCATTGACAGATTGGGAAAAAGAGAGTCCATGATAGGGTTACTTTTGTCCATTCATGATTGCACCCACATCAGGAAGATCAGACGATAGAAGAAAAAACGGTTAACAATAAAtgaataagagagagagagagaataatgTGTATGTAGTGTGGCCACTCTGGAAGAGAAGAGAACCAACTCAACTCAAAACTCAAATTATTTGGTTTCTGCTCTGTAAATCCCCTCTGCTGCTTAACAACATCCATCTtctccaaaacaaaaacaaagaaatatcTAAAATCTGGAACTTACGCTGATCCATAATTTGTTGCTTTTCTTCCTtcgtacaatgtcagaactttAGCATCACCTTTTTGCCTTTCCTTCTTACTAACTCAGATAACTACCGCCACCATGACTTCAAAATCTAGGTCAGTCAACTTTGTCGGTGTCACTTCTGAAGATCTGATTTCGGTTTTTGCCcctgctttgtttttttttttttttccgtgtGTGAGAATTGTAATTGCTTTCTGCTTGATGAAGTTTGATCTGGTAATTGTGACTTGCTATTATTGGGTTTTCTCCAATTTTGTAATCTAACTTTCATATTTATGTGCGTTCTTCTGTTGAAATTTCAGTGTTTCTCTATCTACTTTCTACTTGCAACTCACAACTGGATTTCGCTTCTTTTTCGTCTCGATTTTGTACAATTATGTTAGTTCAGGCTTATTATACATCATTGATTGCATCAGTATCTGCTGTTCTCGCCCTAATTTTCGTATGAGTTTGGCTTTGTAATGATTCTGGACGCTTAATTTGGCGTAAGAGTTGCTTTTTGTGGCTTAGATCTGTCTATCTGATTGGATGTAACTATtgcattttgtttattttatcatgTAATGTATGTTCCATTAAATGCATTATTGATCTGGTGTTCTCATTATGAATTTGATAGACCCAATCTATCTGAAAATTCCAACAAAGGATCGATGGCAACTCCTAGAGCCAGTAAAGCTAGCAAAGTTGTATCCAAATCAGAATCTGAGTCACCATCACCACTGCAAAATTCGCGACTTTCTGTGGAACGATCACCACGATCTGTGAATTCAAAGCCCGCTGTTGAGCGGAAATCACCAAGACCCTCTGCCACCCCACTTGATGTAAGTTACAGATTGCACTTAAGGTCCCATCTTTCTTTGAGATTTCAGTCATTTTTCTATATTATCAAATGGCTGTACTTGAACTgttatctttattttcatttctaattttttgaTGAAGCATTTGAATTTCCTAACATCTCAAGTTTCCTTTAAACTTTTTGCTTGAGGATGCATCACTCAGCCAATTAGTGctaattatttgaaattaatgCATGACTTCTTACCATTTATTCTGAGATATCCTGTATTTGGTTGGAAATTGCTGGAGATGTTTCTTTCATTATTCCTTATAGttgatttacaaaaatattttaattaatgttgctTTCCTTTTAAGGGTGTCTGCACTCTGATCTGTGGGTATATATTCCTTGGTTTTGTCAGAAACAACCCCCTAGAGCTGCAAAGGGTTCTGATTTGCAGAACCAATTGAATCTTGCTCAAGAAGACCTAAAGAAAGCAAAGGAGCTGCTTATTCAGGCTGAGAAGGAGAAGCTAAAAGCAATTGATGACTTGAAAGAAGCACAAAGAGTGGCTGAGGAAGCAAATGAGAAACTCCGGGAAGCATTGGTTGCTCAAAAACTCGCTGAGGAGAATTCTGAGATTGAGAAGTTCCGAGCTGTGGAATTGGAACAGGCTGGAATTGAAACTGTGAAGACGAAGGAAGAAGAATGGcagaaagagattgaaagtgtGAGGAACCAACATGCTTTGGACATGGCTGCTCTTCTCTCCACCACTCAGGAGCTTCAGCAGGTTAAACAAGAACTCGCCATGACTTGTGATGCAAAGAACCAGGCATTGAATCATGCTGATGATGCAACTAAAATTGCCGAGATTCATGCAGAGAAAGCAGAGTTTTTATCAGCTGAGTTGATGCGATTGAAGGCCTTACTGGATTCAAAACTGGAAACAGAGGCCAGTGAAAATCAGGTTATATTTAAACTGAAAACAGAGATAGAAGCTCTCAAGGAAGAACTTGAAAAGGCAAAGGATTACGATGATAAGTTGTCAGAGAAAGAAACTTTTATTGAACAGCTTAATGTGGAGCTTGAAGCTTCAAAGATGGCTGAATCTTATTCACGTAGCCTGCTAGAGGAGTGGCATAAGAAGGTTGAGGAACTAGAAATGAGGATTGAAGAAGCAAACAAGCTGGAGAGATCTGCATCAGAGTCTTTGGAATCTGTAATGAAACAGCTTGAAGGAAACAATGATTTGTTGCAAGAAGCAGAATCTGAAGTTGCTACTCTTGAAGAGAAGGTGGGATTATTAGAAATGACAATTGGTAGACAGAGAGCAGATGTTGAGGATTCAGAACGCCAACTTCGTCTGGCTAAGGAAGAAAGTCTTGAAAAGTCAAAGGAAGTTGAGGCTCTGAAATCTGAACTTGAGAAGGTCAAGGAAGAGAAAGCACAGGCTTTGAACGATGAAAAGCTTGCTGCTTCTAGTGTGCAGGCCTtattagaagagaaaaacaaacttATCAGTGAATTGGAGAATTCTcgggatgaagaagaaaaaagtaaaaaggcaATGGAAAGCTTAGCTTCTGCATTACATGAAGTATCTGCAGAAGCTAGAGAAGCCAAAGAAAATCTACTAAACATCCAAGCTGAACGTGAAAGCTATGATGCCCAGATTGAAGACTTAAAGTTAGTCTTAAAAGCTACTAATGAAAAATATGAGTCCATGCTTGATGAGGCACGGCATGAGATTGATGTTCTTGTATGTAGTATTGAAAATTCTAAGAGTGCCTTTGAGAACTCCAAGGCTGAGTGGGAGCATAGAGAGCTTCAACTAGTCAGCtgcataaagaaaaatgaagaagagaAGGTGTCCctggaaaaagaaataaaaagattgCTTTATTTGCTTAAAGAAACTGAGGAAGAAGCTAATGCCAACAGGGAGGAAGAAGATCAATTGAAGGAAAATCTGAAGGAAGTTGAGGCTGAGGCAATCCAACTGCAGGAAGCTCTTAAGGAAACAACAGCGGAGaacatgaaattgaaggaaaattTATTGGATAAAGAAAATGAGTTGCAGAGTATGTTTCAAGAAAACGATGAACTCCGAAGTAGGGAAGCTGAATCTATCAAGAAGTTGGAGGAGTTATCTAAGTTGCTGGAAGAAGCTACAACCAGAAACCACACTGAGGAAAATGGGGATCTTACTGACAGTGAGAAGGACTATGATTTGCTTCCTAAAGTAGTTGAATTTTCTGAAGAGAATGGACTTGTAGGAGAGGACATTTCAAAGGTAGAGCTTTCAGTGAATCAGGAGGAACTCAAACAAAACAATATGCAGGAAGATAGCATTCTGTCCAACGACAAGGCTGAAAAAATTGAATCTCCCAAACATGAGGAAGTGAGTGGAAAACGGAAGGAAGATGAGACCAAAGAAAAGGAGGAGAGCAAAGAAAAGGATGATTCAGTAGAAGTTGAATATAAAATGTGGGAGAGCTGCAAGATAGAGAAAAAGGAGTTCTCGCCAGAGAGAGAAGCAGAGCCTGAATCATTTGAAGAGGAAGTTAactcaaaaatagaaaaaggtgGCGAGAGCTTTGACAAGATAAATGGAAATGCTGTAACAGAGAACATTGATGAGAGTGGGAGTCCACCATCAAAACAAGAAcaattgaagaagaagaagaagccttTGCTTGGCAAGTTCGGAAGCCTGCTCAAGAAGAAGGGTGCTAGCAACCAGAAATAGAACAATTGTATGAGAGGTAAATTGAACATTCAATTGTTTGCACGTGTTTACTTTTGTGATTTTTGCTTCTCAGAATAGGATTTTTATGGTATCACGAGGCTTGTAATATTGTTTAGGATTTTTCGCTAGTGCTTCTTTTGGATTGTGGTTCTCCATGTTAGTGGCAAATTGTATGTGATGCAGATGCAGATTCCCTCCTTTTTTCTCCCATCTTTGTTCGTCCCTTGCCCTCCTATCTAGATTTGACGACAGAAGTGGCAAGTTGGATTGTATTTTtcgtcatcccaaattcaaatgaaagtTCATAAAGTTTGATGTTTCAGTTCTGAGGCTTACTTGACATTTTTGACATAATGATAATTTAATGTACCGCGTTGCTGTTAGAGGACGTTATTTCCATCTCTTTCCCATTAAATGTAGATTCAACTTGTAATTGGTTCTATCAATATATTTACCTTAATATAGAATTTTGATATTTCCACTTCAACATCTGTTGTTGGTTGTAGCAAATGGATTACTAATCTCACGAAACTTTTTTTGTGAAGCAACCAATCTCACAAAACATAGATATATATAATTGGTactgtttttttaatcaaaattgacaATGCCTATCTTAGTAACCGAAATTGGCAGCGATAATATCAATTTTGATTCATGTATGTAGTGTAAGTAACCCTTCTCTTTTAGCTGTGTTTTCTAGTATCTCCGATTTCTATTTCCGTTGGTTGCTTTctctttacaatttttttatgaatttagtttcttcatgcatatatatttactatcatttttttaacataataataataataataataataataataataataataataataataagtattcCATTACAATAAtgatatttgtaattaattaattaaatactgatgatattttattaaaaaaaattatatctgctaacaaattatataagaataaataatatatgtataatgTGAATACTTTTTTACATTTATCGAATTAATTACAAATTgtctatatataataagtttaataaattttataataattatttgtctataaaataagtttaataatttttataataacttgagtcatattaatgatatttaattgattaacaatatgtaaaatcttttatatatgaTGTATGCCTGTTAAAGTCTTTATATAATTTGAGCGAACCTTCCATTGTATAATGAACGAAGTAATACGATTTATGAATTGTTTTACTTTGCTTGTTAGATCAAAATCAGTATAAATAGTCTTACCTAACGGATAACAAAAACTCGTCTTTTTGCCAAATGGTAGATTAAAAGGTATCAAGTTATAAGAAAGATTTTCCATGATGCTTTCTAAGTCTCAGTGTCAGCAGAATTATTGCATAAGTAACTCGGTGTTTGGGCAACGTTTTCGTTAAGGTTTTGAGAAGTTTGACTTTAATTTATATTCTCTTTATGTTTTAAAACCTCTTTCTGCTCCAAAACTAAATGGGTCATTTTCACAGTTTTATATTTTGCGTTTGTCTCCATAACAATTCGTCTTTAATTagtattcaattattttttgccATTCTTCAAGTTTCAAAGTCTCCATGCTGTTCTATTAATTTGTTTCCCTCTTTTGACTCTTGTTTCTAAGGTGTTCATAAGACAGACAACTAGAGCACATATCATTCTCATTAAAGATGAAAAATGAGTTAGTTTAGGTTAGATTTTACAAAGTTTAACTTTGGtatatttttcaagtttaagacacctatttatcatttttttaacaagagATAAAGAAAGCAAAGAGACAGAAAAGGAAATTACACCATAGAGAAAAACAAGAACATACATCCTATTTATCTAATTTAAATCCTTCTTAAGACTTTACCtgtaaaaaagtttattttgatttgaaaacTTATTTAGGCTTATTTtgtaatatgatattttaaacaTGTTTAAAAACCTACTTATGAATAGATTAATgagtttaaatatttaaatgaattttaagagaaaatattttatgtataattttatattatcatttcatcataaatcattatacataataaatttgttaacttatataatgactattttaaaagtcatactaaagataatttcttattattatttcacaATGTTAAAGTATTTGATACCGATAAAGCATGAACATTAAATTCATAGTTATATTGTTTAttctcaataaattaattacagtattaagattaattattttttatgtctttaatttttttttaaaattcacttttacttttagttcttcaataattttttaacttttttgatCTTATTCTCtctattaataattttagttcATGTTATCAAATAAGAACCTTAACCAATAAAGTGAAAATCTTGTTGACAGCGTgtgtaactttctttttttcaaactatttttaatttcttgtcaataatataataagtcACTGATTGTCAATAATGTAACAAGTTATGTCATTATCAAATGTAAAATcactttatttattaactttgttATATAATGACAGAGACTAAAACTgctaatagaaaaaatataaaccatttttttaaaaaaaaagaattaaaagtgaattttgcaaaaaaaaagagacaaaaatattattaattaatactattttGAATATGTCAACTTATTagccttaaaaaatattttaaatattggtgtaaaacctattttttataaataagttgAGTTTGACATAAAGCTGATGTGAGTTACGTCATAAACCACGATTGGTCACCCTTATTTCtcagtttgttttattttcaaccATTCTAACTTTAGAGACTCTAGCATCCAtcacaaataatattatttaagaaagAAGCCGCATATATCGATTGAGTCGGACTTATGTGCTGCAATTAATGGACGAGGATGAAAAGAGAGGATTTGAATTATTCTGTACAATCTCAATGTTGCATGGTTCGTCTATACAATGGaagcttatatatataaagattgaATCCAAAATTTAATCCATCTTCAAATACACACGAACCAACCAATTAACTATTCTAAATGAAACATTATGTGTTGATCCTAGAGATCAATGATAATTCCTGTCATCGCAATGATAAACCTTGAATGCCGTTGTCTTTAAAAGAAACTGTCGACTACGGCTAGTTACTGGTTAATTAGTCTCTTTGCTGCAAAAATAGatagatagagaaaaataagtatatgtcgtgccataaataaataaatttataagagaaaataaaataagcacAAGTGGATGTGCTAAATAAAAAACAGTGCAataatataatcataaaggTTACTTACTCTATGAGATCTTTCCAATAAGCATCGCTT
Above is a window of Glycine soja cultivar W05 chromosome 12, ASM419377v2, whole genome shotgun sequence DNA encoding:
- the LOC114378489 gene encoding WEB family protein At3g02930, chloroplastic-like, translated to MTSKSRPNLSENSNKGSMATPRASKASKVVSKSESESPSPLQNSRLSVERSPRSVNSKPAVERKSPRPSATPLDKQPPRAAKGSDLQNQLNLAQEDLKKAKELLIQAEKEKLKAIDDLKEAQRVAEEANEKLREALVAQKLAEENSEIEKFRAVELEQAGIETVKTKEEEWQKEIESVRNQHALDMAALLSTTQELQQVKQELAMTCDAKNQALNHADDATKIAEIHAEKAEFLSAELMRLKALLDSKLETEASENQVIFKLKTEIEALKEELEKAKDYDDKLSEKETFIEQLNVELEASKMAESYSRSLLEEWHKKVEELEMRIEEANKLERSASESLESVMKQLEGNNDLLQEAESEVATLEEKVGLLEMTIGRQRADVEDSERQLRLAKEESLEKSKEVEALKSELEKVKEEKAQALNDEKLAASSVQALLEEKNKLISELENSRDEEEKSKKAMESLASALHEVSAEAREAKENLLNIQAERESYDAQIEDLKLVLKATNEKYESMLDEARHEIDVLVCSIENSKSAFENSKAEWEHRELQLVSCIKKNEEEKVSLEKEIKRLLYLLKETEEEANANREEEDQLKENLKEVEAEAIQLQEALKETTAENMKLKENLLDKENELQSMFQENDELRSREAESIKKLEELSKLLEEATTRNHTEENGDLTDSEKDYDLLPKVVEFSEENGLVGEDISKVELSVNQEELKQNNMQEDSILSNDKAEKIESPKHEEVSGKRKEDETKEKEESKEKDDSVEVEYKMWESCKIEKKEFSPEREAEPESFEEEVNSKIEKGGESFDKINGNAVTENIDESGSPPSKQEQLKKKKKPLLGKFGSLLKKKGASNQK